The genomic stretch GGAGGATCCCGTTGAGTACGAGATCGACGGGATCATTCAGGTGCCCGTCAATGATGCCATCGGCAATACCTTCGAGCGGGTGTTGCGCGCCTTCCTGCGTCAGGATCCCGATGTGCTGATGATCGGTGAAATCCGGGATCTGACCACGGCGCATATCGCCATTCATGCCTCCCTCACCGGGCATCTGGTTTTCAGTACCCTCCATACAAATGACGCCGCTGGCGCGGTCACCCGTCTGATTGATATGGAAGTGGAACCCTATTTGATCTCCTCCACCATGGAGGCGGTCGTCGGCCAGCGCCTGGTGCGTAAGGTCTGCGACAGTTGCAAGACGGCCTTTAAGCCGGAAGACAAGATGCTGGAGCGGTTGGGGCTGACGCGTCAGGATGTGGGGGATCAGAATTTCTATTACGGAACCGGCTGCGGTCAATGCAACAATACCGGGTACAAAGGGCGAAAAGGGATTTATGAGTACCTGAGCATTTCCGATCCGATCCGGGAATTGATCAATCAGCGGCAGCCCACGCTGGTGATCCGGGACAAGGCGATTCAGCTGGGAATGCGCACGTTGCGGCAGGATGGAATTAAAAATATTCTCGACGGCTATACGACCGTTGAAGAAATCTTACGGTATACCTGATTATGGAAAATGTAATTATTATCGGAACCGGCCCGGCCGGCCTGACCACCGCCATCTATATGGCGCGCGCCAATCTCAAGCCGGTGGTGATCGAAGGGATCCAGCCCGGCGGGCAGTTGACCACCACCACCGATGTGGAGAACTTTCCCGGATTTCCCGAGGGGATTGATGGCAGCACGCTGGTCATGAAGATGCGGGAGCAGGCGGAACGTTTCGGTGCACGGTTTATCTCCGGCGAAGTGGTGAAAGCGGATTTTACCAGCAACTCACGGAAACTGGTGCTCGAGGATGGCAAGGTGCTGGAGGCGTTGACGGTGGTGATCGCGTCCGGAGCCCGGGCCATGTATCTGGGGATCGAGTCGGAAACCAAGCTGATGGGGCGCGGGGTCTCGGCGTGTGCGACCTGCGATGGTGCCCTGTACCGCGATGTTCCCGTTGCAGTGGTGGGTGGGGGCGATACGGCCATGGAAGAGGCGTTGTTCCTGACGCGGTTTGCCTCTAAGGTGTCGTTGATCCACCGGCGGCATGAATTCCGTGCCTCGAAAATCATGTCCGACCGCGTCATCAACCATCCGAAAATCGAGATTCACTGGGATTCCGTGGTGGACGAAGTGTTGGATGTGTCACGTAACGAGGTGACCGGGCTGCGTTTGAAAAACCTCAAGACCGGCGCCGTGACCGAGATTCCTGTGATGGCCATGTTTGCGGCCATCGGCCATGAACCCAATACGAAGCCCTTCAAGGGGATCCTGGATATGAACGAGACGGGGTACCTGGTCACCCGGCATACCGTCACGAATATTCCCGGTGTGTTTGCCGCAGGCGATGTGCAGGATGCCCATTACCGGCAGGCGATTACGGCGGCGGGGACCGGCTGTATGGCTGCGCTTGAGGCGGAACGTTATATCGGCAGCCTCGGCGGATGAGCGCAGTGACCCGGGCCACCCAGGGCGTTCTTCTCATTTCCGGGCTACTGGTTTGCCTGATCACCGCCGGCTTTCTGGCCTATCGATACGAGATGGGCTATTACCGCCATCGTGAGTGGATTGATGCCGCCGCGGCCCGTTATCAGGTTCCCCCCCGGCTGATCGCGGCCGTGATCTGGCGGGAGACGCGCTTTAATCCCCTGTGCCGCGGCAAAGCCGGTGAACTGGGATTCATGCAAATCATGCCGGGGAGTGCACGGGAATGGGCCAAAGTGGAGAAGGTGCCCGCCTTCGATCCGGAGAGCCTGATGGATCCCGGCACCAACATTCTGGCGGGGACCTGGTATCTGGGCCGTGCGCTCCGGCGCTGGAATACCGAGGCGGATCCCATTCCCTATGCACTGGCCGAGTATAATGCCGGCCGCTCCAATGCGGTCCGTTGGGACCGGCTGACGGATACGAACTCGCAGGCGTTTACCGAGGTCATCAGCTATCCCACGACCCGGGCTTATGTAAAGACCGTTCTCCGTTATTACCAGTCATTTGGCCGGCCATGGGAACGCTGGGGAAAAGAGTGATGAATACCAACCTGAAGACCTCCGAGTTTGATTTTGTTTTGCCCCCTGAACTGATTGCCCAGGAGCCGCGTCTGGATCGTGAGTCCGCCCGCATGATGGTGGTGAACCGCGCCACCGGAACCCTGGCACATCATACGGTGCGCGATCTGCCTGACTTCCTGAAGGCCAATGACCTCTTAGTGCTCAATGATACCCGTGTGATACCTGCCCGGATTTATGGACATAAGGAGAAAACGGGCGGCCGGGTCGAGCTCCTCCTGCTTGAAGACATGAAAAATGGCCAATGGCATGCCCTGTGCGGGTCATCCCGACGTCCTGCTGCAGGGACACACCTGATTATGGCGGAGGGCCGGATTCACGCTGAAGTCATGGAGTGGGACGGGGACGTGGGCATCATGGTCTCGCTTCACTGTGAGGGTTCCGTTTTGGACGTTCTGGAAGAGGTCGGCATTCCGCCCTTGCCACCTTACATCAAGCGGCCCAAGGTGCCGGATCAGGCGACCTTATCTAGTGATCGGATCTATTATCAAACCGTGTATGCCCGGGCGCCGGGTGCGGTGGCCGCGCCGACTGCCGGGCTGCACATTACCGAGTCCTTATTGCAGCGCCTGAACCAGCAGGGCGTGGCCCATGGTACGGTGACCCTGCATGTGGGGATGGGGACGTTCAAGCCGGTGAAAACCGAGTTGATTGCCGATCATCAGATGGAGTCGGAGCGGTATGAGGTCACCCCCGAACTATCGCAGGCGATCAGGCAGGCCAAGCTCAGTAAAGGGCGGGTGGTCGCGGTGGGGAGTACCGTCGTCAGAACGCTGGAGACGGCGGCGACCGCGGTGGGAGAGATCAGCCCAGGCAGCGGACGCACCCGCATTTTCATCACGCCGCCATACCCATTCAAACTGGTGGATGCTATGTTGACCAATTTTCATCTTCCGAAATCCACTCTGATCATGATGGTGGGCGCCTTAGCCGGCACCGACCTGATCCGTCACGCCTATGCCGAAGCGGTCAAAGAGCAATACCGGTTCTACAGCTATGGCGATTGCATGCTGATCCTCTAACCGCCGGGGAATGCAGGTTGCTAGAAGTGATGCTCAAGCTTGCAAATAGGGCTTGAGCACAGGGTCTGGCGGAGCTAGTTCTTGAATGGAGGGCGCCGCTCTGTCGGCGCCATGCCAATAGGGATTCCTCGGATAGGTTTAAGAATCCAAACTCCGCGCGAAGCTCAGGTGGCGTTCGCCGTCTCGGCGAACGATTCGCCCTTAGCGCTTCGCTTAATCGGCCGCCGGGGACGCCGGCCGCCACCCGTCGCAAACTCAAAGACCCGCGTACGTATACGCGGGCCTTTGAAGTTCGTAGTGAGGCAAAGGGACGTTGAGCTGAAGTGCGTTTAATTATATGTTCCTTATCCATGACCCCGGACCAGCAAATACGGCGATACCTTGATAGTGGCGATTACGATATGCTTTACGGTGGGTGGCCGGGCAGCGACATAGTCGCGCAGGGATGCGAGTCAGAACGTGTTCTGAGGCAATCTCTTGTAAAAGAGGTCTGTCGGCGGGCAAAGGATAAAGGCCGCTCTGCGCTACACCCCGATTTCGATTCCGATCGATTCACGCTGGACAAGGTTGGCCCCATGGTGCGTGGCCTTTTTCCGGAAAGGGAACAGCTGCTTGTTTTTGAACTGTTTATTTGCCTGGGCCTTGTCACCTTCAATGCGTTGAGAGAGGCGCAGGGACAATCCTAAGTTAAAAAGGTGGGTGACGCAATCGATAGTCCCTTTGATATCGGTGTAAGCAGAATCTGGTGCCAAGCGCATACTGGCGCCTTCGGACAGCTCAACAGAAAACGACTGAATCCCAACCAAGTGACCGAATACTGGCTCCGGATGAAGGGGGAGGTCAAGTTGTGAGTAACCATACGGGGAAGTGTCCTCACGGTTTCGCTGATTAAAAATTGTTCTTGTGCAGATAGACCGGGGCGGCCGGGATTGGATATACTGGTGGGTAAAGGATATTATGAATACTGAAATAATCCATCAAATGCAGCGAAACTTTGACGCACTCGTCCGAAACCATCCAGAGGATGGGGAGGTTGAGTTCTGGTTTGCACGAGACTTGCAGGAACCTTTGGGCTATGCCCGTTGGGAGAACTTTCTCACTGCAATTCAACGAGCCATCGAGTCGTGCCAGACTACAGGGGTTGATCCCAAAAACCATTTTCGTGGCGTCACGAAA from bacterium encodes the following:
- the trxB gene encoding thioredoxin-disulfide reductase yields the protein MENVIIIGTGPAGLTTAIYMARANLKPVVIEGIQPGGQLTTTTDVENFPGFPEGIDGSTLVMKMREQAERFGARFISGEVVKADFTSNSRKLVLEDGKVLEALTVVIASGARAMYLGIESETKLMGRGVSACATCDGALYRDVPVAVVGGGDTAMEEALFLTRFASKVSLIHRRHEFRASKIMSDRVINHPKIEIHWDSVVDEVLDVSRNEVTGLRLKNLKTGAVTEIPVMAMFAAIGHEPNTKPFKGILDMNETGYLVTRHTVTNIPGVFAAGDVQDAHYRQAITAAGTGCMAALEAERYIGSLGG
- the queA gene encoding tRNA preQ1(34) S-adenosylmethionine ribosyltransferase-isomerase QueA, yielding MNTNLKTSEFDFVLPPELIAQEPRLDRESARMMVVNRATGTLAHHTVRDLPDFLKANDLLVLNDTRVIPARIYGHKEKTGGRVELLLLEDMKNGQWHALCGSSRRPAAGTHLIMAEGRIHAEVMEWDGDVGIMVSLHCEGSVLDVLEEVGIPPLPPYIKRPKVPDQATLSSDRIYYQTVYARAPGAVAAPTAGLHITESLLQRLNQQGVAHGTVTLHVGMGTFKPVKTELIADHQMESERYEVTPELSQAIRQAKLSKGRVVAVGSTVVRTLETAATAVGEISPGSGRTRIFITPPYPFKLVDAMLTNFHLPKSTLIMMVGALAGTDLIRHAYAEAVKEQYRFYSYGDCMLIL
- a CDS encoding lytic transglycosylase domain-containing protein codes for the protein MSAVTRATQGVLLISGLLVCLITAGFLAYRYEMGYYRHREWIDAAAARYQVPPRLIAAVIWRETRFNPLCRGKAGELGFMQIMPGSAREWAKVEKVPAFDPESLMDPGTNILAGTWYLGRALRRWNTEADPIPYALAEYNAGRSNAVRWDRLTDTNSQAFTEVISYPTTRAYVKTVLRYYQSFGRPWERWGKE